DNA from Flavobacterium aestivum:
TATAACTCTTAATTTTTCAAATCTTTGATCACTTTAAAAGCAATATCTACTTCATTTTCACTTACCAAAATAGTAAACTCATTAGACGTCGAAATTACTTCATTGATTATAATTCCTTCCCAAGCCAATCGCTGAAAAATGAAATAATAAATTCCTGGAACAGTGATATTTTCTTTTGGTAATTTTACTGTTATTGAGGCTAAATTGTCCAATTTCTGAATCATTTTTTCGGATGCAAAATGTTTCTCAACCAAGTAATTTACACTATTACTTACCACAATATTGGTCTCATTTACCCCTTTGGATGAGGTGTAAAAAATGTCTGGTAATGCATTAATGTCTGTAATCAAATCAGCTTGTTTGTTTAATACGGTATCCGAAACAGCAAAAGTAAAGTCAGTCAAAGCGGATCGTACCGTTATCTCCCCAATGTTTTTAATTACTTTATTGATTTTGTGATTCAATCTAAAATCTAATTCCTCAGTTAATCTTTTTAGAGCCATTACTACAGCTCCTTGTTTTACTTCTTTTCCAAATTCACTTTCTAATTCGATCATAATATTACGAGACAAAGAAGTCAGGTTGATGATGCCGAGTGATAATGCGTTTAATAAAAACGGTTTGGTTTTTATGTAATTTTCTACAATTGAAGATACTGTTTTCATAAAGATTTTAGGTATTATAGGGGGTTTTTATAATCTATTTGGGAAAATCATTGCAAATATAATTAAAAACATTTTGTTACAAATATAACATTGTTAAAATTTTATCAAAAATGATAAAAAGCGTCCATAAGATGCTCTATTACAAAGGAATTACTCTCTTTATGTACGGCAATGATGTCAAAACGGGCATCAATATCTAAATTTTTGGTATTTACATACGCATCGACAGCTTTTACCAAGAGTTGAATTTTTTTGGGCTTTACAAAATCTTGTGGCAGTCCAAATTCAAGAGATGATCGTGTTTTTACTTCTATGATTGCAAGAACTTCATCTTTTGTGGCAATGATATCAATTTCTGCCTTTTGGAAAGTCCAATTGGTTTCTAGAATATCGTAACCGTTTTTTTGGAGATATTCCACAGCCAAATCTTCTCCAAGTTTGCCAAGTTCATTGTGTGCAGCCATAGAGATTTTAGATTTTGAGAGCGTATTTAATTTTACTTTTTAAAAAGCACAAGATTACAATTTTCATTCACATCCATAGTCACTATATTACCCATAATCAATGCTCGATTATCGTGTACATGACCGGCAGGGAAATTATAAAGTACAGGGATGTTGTATTTTTGGGTGACATCTTGAACAATCTCCAGTGCATTTTTCCCCCAAGGAATATCATTGTCTTTCATTTTGGTCATTCCGCCCACAATAATTCCTTTGATGCTTTCGAGACAGCCATTACGCTTTAAGTTCATCATCATTCGGTCAATGTGGTAAAGATATTCGTCTAGATCTTCTATGAATAAAATTTTATCGGTACAATCAATCGCCGATTTAGACCCCATTAAACTATATAAAATAGACAAATTTCCGCCCACTAATTCACCAGTAGCTTTCCCAAAACGATTCATCGGGAACGGATCAATTTCATATTCTAGATGTTCTCCAAACAAGGCAGTTTTCAAAGTTGCTATAGATTCTGGAGCAGTTCTTTCGACACTAACAGGCATAGTTCCATGAATCGATTTGTAACCCATTGTATTGAGATGATTGTGTAAAACGGTAACATCACTAAAACCAACAATCCATTTTGGGTGTTGTTTGAACTTGGTAAAATCC
Protein-coding regions in this window:
- a CDS encoding YraN family protein — translated: MAAHNELGKLGEDLAVEYLQKNGYDILETNWTFQKAEIDIIATKDEVLAIIEVKTRSSLEFGLPQDFVKPKKIQLLVKAVDAYVNTKNLDIDARFDIIAVHKESNSFVIEHLMDAFYHF
- a CDS encoding aspartate kinase; the protein is MKTVSSIVENYIKTKPFLLNALSLGIINLTSLSRNIMIELESEFGKEVKQGAVVMALKRLTEELDFRLNHKINKVIKNIGEITVRSALTDFTFAVSDTVLNKQADLITDINALPDIFYTSSKGVNETNIVVSNSVNYLVEKHFASEKMIQKLDNLASITVKLPKENITVPGIYYFIFQRLAWEGIIINEVISTSNEFTILVSENEVDIAFKVIKDLKN
- a CDS encoding S66 peptidase family protein; amino-acid sequence: MNTNPFSFIQKQCVLYLMLLLIFILKPINSQAQTTMITPPYLQKGDTVAIVATARKNIDDNLKPTIDLLHSWGLEVVIGSTIGLDLNQLAGTDEQRAADLQHQMDNPNIKAIWCARGGYGTVRIIDLLDFTKFKQHPKWIVGFSDVTVLHNHLNTMGYKSIHGTMPVSVERTAPESIATLKTALFGEHLEYEIDPFPMNRFGKATGELVGGNLSILYSLMGSKSAIDCTDKILFIEDLDEYLYHIDRMMMNLKRNGCLESIKGIIVGGMTKMKDNDIPWGKNALEIVQDVTQKYNIPVLYNFPAGHVHDNRALIMGNIVTMDVNENCNLVLFKK